From a region of the Thermomicrobium roseum DSM 5159 genome:
- a CDS encoding aspartate aminotransferase family protein: MTEVAAVHPEPRTAPDFEQEALKHVWIHSAEWIRLAEERGFRVFERAYGSTLVDVYGREFIDGLSGLWVVNAGHGRKEIAEAMAEQASKLAYVSSANHTTVPTVRLAHELALRLPGDLNRVFFCSGGSEAVESAIKIAKQVQAMRGFPKRYKIIARRGSYHGMTYGAMSLTQSRNEKFFGPFMYGVYYVPSPNRYRNDFGLEGEEGDLMCANYVEQEILYQDPETVAAVIGEPISTSNGVHVPSPKYWQRLREICDKYGVLLIMDEVINGFGRTGKLFAAEHFGVVPDLMTMAKGITSGYAPMGAVAVRDSVFQIFQEQKEVPLGHLLTFGGHAVAAAAALKNLEIFEREGLVQQSAEKGAYLLERLKELLRHPTVGDVRGLGLMCGIELVKSKATKEKWPRNSAFIKALERRMNEKGLLTRVWEIVHVAPPLVVTYEELDRIVTIIDEALTETENEFASEIAE, encoded by the coding sequence ATGACTGAGGTCGCGGCGGTGCATCCGGAGCCACGCACCGCACCGGATTTCGAGCAGGAAGCGCTCAAGCATGTCTGGATCCACTCCGCCGAGTGGATCCGTCTCGCGGAGGAGCGAGGTTTTCGCGTCTTCGAACGTGCGTACGGGAGCACGCTGGTCGACGTCTACGGTCGGGAATTCATCGACGGGTTGTCCGGGCTTTGGGTGGTGAATGCTGGACACGGTCGCAAGGAGATCGCCGAAGCGATGGCGGAGCAGGCGTCCAAGCTCGCCTACGTCTCGTCCGCCAACCATACGACAGTCCCGACGGTGCGCTTGGCACACGAGCTTGCGCTCCGTTTGCCTGGCGATCTAAATCGCGTCTTCTTCTGCTCCGGTGGCTCGGAGGCGGTGGAGAGCGCCATCAAGATCGCCAAGCAAGTCCAGGCGATGCGCGGATTTCCCAAGCGGTACAAGATCATCGCTCGGCGAGGCAGCTACCACGGCATGACGTATGGGGCGATGTCGTTGACGCAGTCGCGCAACGAGAAGTTCTTCGGGCCCTTTATGTATGGGGTGTACTATGTCCCCTCGCCTAACCGGTACCGCAACGACTTCGGGCTGGAAGGCGAGGAAGGCGATCTGATGTGTGCCAACTACGTCGAGCAGGAGATCCTCTATCAGGATCCGGAGACGGTCGCGGCGGTGATCGGCGAGCCGATCTCGACCTCGAATGGCGTCCACGTACCCTCGCCCAAGTATTGGCAGCGTTTGCGTGAGATCTGTGACAAATACGGTGTTCTCTTGATCATGGACGAAGTGATCAACGGTTTTGGGCGCACCGGGAAGCTGTTCGCGGCTGAGCACTTCGGGGTCGTTCCTGATCTGATGACGATGGCCAAAGGCATTACTTCCGGATATGCCCCGATGGGCGCAGTGGCAGTTCGCGACAGTGTCTTCCAAATCTTCCAGGAGCAGAAGGAAGTTCCGCTCGGTCACCTGCTCACCTTCGGTGGGCATGCCGTTGCGGCAGCAGCCGCGCTGAAGAATCTCGAGATCTTCGAGCGGGAAGGGTTAGTGCAGCAGAGCGCCGAGAAGGGTGCGTATTTGCTCGAGAGGCTCAAGGAGCTGCTCCGGCACCCCACCGTCGGTGACGTGCGTGGCCTGGGCCTGATGTGCGGGATCGAACTAGTCAAGAGCAAGGCGACCAAGGAGAAATGGCCGCGCAACAGCGCTTTCATCAAGGCGCTCGAACGGCGTATGAACGAGAAGGGGTTGCTCACGCGCGTCTGGGAGATCGTGCACGTCGCTCCGCCGCTGGTCGTCACGTACGAGGAACTCGATCGCATCGTGACGATCATCGACGAGGCGCTGACCGAGACGGAGAACGAGTTCGCCAGCGAGATCGCGGAGTGA